From the Candidatus Falkowbacteria bacterium genome, one window contains:
- a CDS encoding nucleoside deaminase, translated as MKSDQIKKLMKLTQSEAEKAIKSGNAPFGTVAINKRGEIIVQSHNTVNSDMDPTAHAEINLLRKLAKKLKIVKFKNIFVFINSEPCSMCASALIRSGIRDIYYGSEQEDAQVLKIPLSLIAKKSKVKINITKGLFKDECLKQIKHGRAAIKL; from the coding sequence ATGAAATCGGATCAAATAAAAAAATTAATGAAGTTGACGCAATCTGAGGCAGAGAAGGCAATAAAAAGTGGTAATGCTCCATTTGGCACAGTGGCTATAAATAAGCGGGGTGAAATAATTGTTCAATCTCATAATACAGTGAATTCCGACATGGACCCGACTGCGCATGCTGAAATTAATCTATTGAGAAAATTGGCAAAAAAGTTAAAAATAGTAAAGTTCAAAAATATATTTGTTTTTATTAATTCAGAACCTTGTTCAATGTGTGCCTCTGCTTTAATTAGGTCGGGCATTAGAGATATATATTATGGTTCAGAACAGGAAGATGCTCAGGTATTAAAAATTCCACTGAGTTTAATTGCAAAAAAATCTAAAGTTAAAATAAATATTACTAAAGGACTATTCAAGGACGAGTGCTTAAAGCAAATAAAGCATGGTAGGGCTGCTATAAAATTATAA
- the murJ gene encoding murein biosynthesis integral membrane protein MurJ has translation MSRNPFSRFFNSSPGASVASAAFVIGLMSIASRFLGIFRDRILASSFGASQTLDIYYAAFRLPDLVFNLLVLGALSAGFIPVFARLIKDNKDHEVAWKLASNILNTLTVGLLVVCGVAVLIAPWLVNVIAPGFPIEARSTIVTLTRIMFLSPIFLGLSSIAGGMLQSFSKFFVYSLSPILYNIGIICGALFLVPYFGIMGLAWGVVIGSFCHFLVQLPALFQLGFRYHFFIDWKDKSMRAIYRMMTARTLGLAITQINLTVITIIASGLPAGSLSVFNLANNLQSFPVSIFGISFAIAVFPLLSATTTDKDFTDRFSRTFRQIMFFIVPATVAFIVLRAQIVRVILGSGQFNWHDTTLTIDTLGFFVLSLFAQATIPLLTRGFYARHDSKTPFFIGLFSDAMNVFLALWLIKILGVAGLALSFSLSVILNFLLLFFVLHHRLGSLDDKKIVVSIAKFSAAALAMGLSVQAMKLLVWPYVDMTKLWGVLSQGALAGLFGLVVYLAVCSLLKSEEFFELWAATKVRILDSIKKVKNDDQGEVRGI, from the coding sequence ATGTCTCGTAATCCCTTCAGTCGTTTTTTTAATTCGTCTCCCGGAGCAAGCGTTGCTTCGGCTGCTTTTGTTATCGGTTTAATGTCGATTGCCAGCAGATTCTTAGGAATTTTTAGAGATCGTATTTTAGCTTCTTCGTTTGGTGCAAGTCAGACTCTGGATATTTATTATGCGGCTTTTCGTTTGCCTGATTTAGTTTTTAACTTGTTGGTTTTAGGGGCACTATCGGCTGGTTTTATTCCGGTCTTTGCTCGATTAATAAAAGACAATAAAGATCATGAAGTTGCCTGGAAGTTAGCTTCGAATATTTTAAATACTCTTACGGTCGGATTGTTGGTTGTTTGTGGCGTGGCGGTTTTGATTGCACCATGGCTAGTTAATGTTATTGCGCCAGGTTTTCCAATTGAAGCTCGTTCAACTATTGTGACTTTAACAAGAATAATGTTCTTGTCACCAATCTTTCTTGGTCTATCAAGTATTGCTGGCGGAATGTTGCAATCGTTTAGTAAATTTTTTGTTTATTCGCTCTCACCAATTTTATATAACATCGGGATTATTTGTGGTGCTTTATTTTTAGTTCCATATTTTGGCATCATGGGCTTAGCTTGGGGTGTGGTCATTGGATCTTTCTGTCACTTCTTAGTTCAGCTGCCAGCTTTATTCCAGCTCGGTTTTAGATATCACTTTTTTATTGATTGGAAAGATAAATCAATGCGAGCAATTTACAGAATGATGACAGCTCGTACTTTAGGTTTAGCTATTACCCAAATAAATTTAACTGTTATAACAATTATTGCCTCTGGCTTACCAGCCGGATCTTTAAGTGTCTTTAACTTGGCAAATAATCTACAATCTTTCCCGGTTAGTATTTTTGGAATTTCATTTGCGATTGCAGTATTTCCGTTGCTATCAGCCACAACAACTGATAAAGATTTTACTGATCGCTTTTCTAGGACCTTTAGACAGATTATGTTTTTTATTGTTCCGGCGACGGTCGCCTTTATTGTTTTGCGAGCTCAGATTGTGCGTGTTATTCTTGGTAGCGGTCAATTCAACTGGCATGACACTACTTTAACAATTGATACTTTAGGTTTCTTTGTTTTGTCTTTATTTGCACAAGCCACAATTCCTTTGTTAACCAGAGGATTTTACGCGCGACATGATTCAAAAACACCTTTCTTTATTGGCTTGTTCTCAGACGCTATGAACGTCTTCTTAGCCTTATGGTTAATTAAAATTTTGGGTGTTGCGGGGCTAGCCTTATCATTTTCGCTCAGCGTAATTTTAAACTTCTTACTTCTGTTTTTCGTTCTACATCATCGTTTAGGTTCTTTGGACGACAAGAAAATTGTTGTTTCAATTGCTAAGTTCTCAGCCGCCGCCCTTGCTATGGGTTTGAGCGTACAGGCTATGAAATTACTAGTTTGGCCATATGTTGATATGACTAAGTTGTGGGGTGTCTTATCTCAGGGTGCTTTAGCTGGCTTGTTTGGCTTAGTTGTCTACTTGGCTGTCTGCTCATTATTAAAGAGTGAAGAATTCTTTGAACTTTGGGCGGCGACTAAAGTTAGAATTCTTGATTCAATTAAGAAGGTAAAGAATGATGACCAAGGTGAAGTAAGAGGAATATAG
- a CDS encoding PilT/PilU family type 4a pilus ATPase, protein MILRDYFKIAIDRHASDLHLVAGALPSLRIDGKLEAIAGEEVIDNAFMINELKQVISEELWKKFDAKRELDFSHEFFGKRFRINLHYQRDQVALTTRLISEMSPDPDWLGFNDTIYNLANLRDGLVLVTGPSGSGKSTTLAAMINIINKSRGSHIITIEDPIEYVFENDKSLIEQREIGTDTLSFADALKYSLRQDPNIIMVGEMRDLETMAAALTAAETGHLVLSTLHTASAADSISRIVDSFPPHQQAQVLNQLSTCLKAIITQQLIPRSTGGLVAAREILINNAAVASLIRRNQVTQIMSIIQTSAREGMIPMNKAIDQLTERGIVSYETSEGRKRNMETQAAYY, encoded by the coding sequence ATGATTCTACGAGATTATTTCAAAATAGCGATTGATAGGCATGCTAGCGACCTACATTTAGTAGCTGGAGCATTGCCTTCTTTACGTATCGACGGTAAGTTAGAAGCCATTGCTGGCGAAGAGGTGATTGATAATGCGTTCATGATTAATGAATTAAAACAAGTCATTAGCGAAGAGCTCTGGAAAAAGTTTGACGCCAAGAGAGAATTGGATTTTTCTCATGAATTTTTTGGTAAACGTTTTCGTATTAACCTTCACTATCAACGCGATCAAGTTGCCTTAACAACACGTTTGATTTCTGAAATGTCACCTGATCCTGATTGGCTAGGCTTTAATGACACAATTTATAATCTTGCTAATTTAAGAGATGGTTTAGTTTTAGTAACCGGTCCGTCTGGCTCTGGTAAGTCAACGACTTTAGCGGCCATGATTAATATTATTAATAAGTCACGCGGTTCACATATTATTACAATTGAAGATCCAATTGAATATGTTTTTGAAAATGATAAAAGTTTAATTGAGCAACGTGAAATTGGAACCGACACTTTAAGTTTTGCTGATGCGCTTAAATATTCTTTGCGCCAAGATCCAAACATTATCATGGTTGGAGAAATGAGAGACTTGGAAACTATGGCAGCAGCTTTAACCGCAGCCGAAACTGGTCACTTAGTTTTATCAACTCTACACACAGCCTCAGCGGCTGATAGTATTTCTAGAATTGTTGACTCTTTCCCGCCACATCAGCAAGCTCAGGTTTTAAATCAGCTTTCTACTTGTTTGAAAGCTATTATTACTCAGCAACTTATTCCTCGCTCAACCGGAGGTTTAGTTGCGGCTAGGGAAATTTTAATAAATAATGCTGCCGTGGCTAGTCTTATTCGTCGTAATCAAGTTACTCAGATTATGTCGATTATCCAAACTAGTGCGCGTGAAGGCATGATTCCAATGAACAAAGCAATTGATCAACTCACTGAAAGAGGTATTGTCTCTTATGAAACTTCCGAAGGAAGAAAGAGGAATATGGAGACGCAAGCGGCTTATTATTAG
- a CDS encoding RNHCP domain-containing protein yields the protein MSSLKFQRKIENFICEQCGKKVIGNGYTNHCPYCLWAKHVDNNPGDRAATCQGLMEPIGLIISSKDQIIVHRCVICSKIIKNKVSKDDNQELIIELSKKILPNIK from the coding sequence ATGTCTAGTTTAAAATTTCAAAGAAAAATAGAAAATTTTATTTGCGAGCAATGCGGTAAAAAAGTAATTGGTAATGGTTACACTAACCACTGTCCTTATTGTTTGTGGGCTAAACATGTTGATAATAATCCAGGGGACAGGGCAGCGACTTGTCAGGGCCTGATGGAGCCAATTGGTTTAATAATAAGTTCCAAGGATCAAATAATCGTTCATCGCTGCGTCATTTGCTCTAAAATCATTAAAAACAAGGTGTCTAAAGATGATAATCAGGAGCTTATTATTGAGCTTTCTAAGAAAATTTTGCCTAATATTAAGTAA
- a CDS encoding PDZ domain-containing protein — protein MKLTESLKFWLVFSFVLIAALLGGILGNWVFIYMLDKYYGIPGGNYLANSSSQSVIVRETKKTIVEQDSKISQSVSLADKRMVKIFKKQTNSIYQPKDAVATATIMTSDGWLMMANSLTPSKNNTWEDYEAMTADRKAYVIETIKSDPISKISFVHLVDAKNLSVNSLISSQDLSTGQTLVAIGFDGSVEISRLSRDISTLYSSDTLFTKLVVSNFSGHGAYLFDANGQLAGLSYNGAILAMNGIQKTLEKLLTEGKIVYARLGVNYLDLAKVLDKEARVGALITTIDKDNLGIIPGSPAEKSGLKLGDIIAALDDTPINEFNSLTLLMQDYAPGDTVNLTVRRGAENKKISVKLDEITVK, from the coding sequence ATGAAGTTAACTGAATCTTTAAAATTTTGGCTTGTTTTCTCCTTTGTTTTAATAGCTGCTTTATTAGGAGGAATTTTAGGTAACTGGGTTTTTATTTATATGCTTGATAAGTATTATGGCATACCGGGCGGTAATTATTTGGCGAACTCAAGTTCTCAGTCAGTTATCGTTCGTGAAACTAAAAAAACGATAGTAGAACAAGATAGCAAAATTTCTCAGTCTGTTTCCTTGGCTGATAAGAGGATGGTAAAGATTTTTAAAAAACAAACAAATAGTATTTATCAACCAAAGGATGCTGTTGCTACGGCAACGATAATGACTAGCGATGGTTGGTTGATGATGGCCAATAGTTTAACTCCTTCAAAAAATAATACCTGGGAAGATTATGAGGCTATGACAGCTGACCGTAAGGCCTATGTTATTGAGACTATAAAGTCAGATCCAATTAGCAAAATTTCATTTGTTCATTTGGTAGATGCAAAAAATTTGTCAGTTAATAGTCTAATTTCTAGTCAGGACCTATCAACTGGCCAAACTTTAGTAGCTATTGGTTTTGACGGTTCGGTTGAGATTAGTCGTTTATCACGTGATATTTCGACCCTATATTCAAGTGATACATTGTTCACCAAGTTGGTCGTATCGAATTTTAGTGGACACGGTGCTTATTTATTTGATGCCAATGGGCAGCTAGCTGGTCTTAGTTACAATGGGGCTATTTTGGCCATGAATGGCATACAGAAAACTTTAGAAAAGCTTTTAACCGAAGGTAAAATAGTTTATGCACGCCTTGGTGTTAATTACCTGGATTTAGCAAAAGTTTTAGATAAGGAAGCTAGGGTTGGGGCATTAATTACCACAATTGATAAAGATAATTTAGGAATTATTCCAGGTTCTCCGGCCGAGAAAAGCGGTCTTAAATTAGGTGACATAATTGCCGCCTTAGATGATACACCAATCAATGAATTTAATAGTTTGACTTTATTGATGCAAGATTACGCCCCTGGTGATACAGTTAATCTAACTGTTCGTCGTGGCGCAGAAAATAAAAAAATATCAGTTAAGCTCGATGAGATTACAGTGAAATAG
- a CDS encoding histidine phosphatase family protein, which yields MIDSSKYCTMYIVRHGETEWNVKQIMMGHKDSPLTANGIVQAHKLKENFKDIKFDAVFSSDSSRAKTTAAIIILEKNLAIKTTELLREKAYGAFEGGLVKDYTAALKEALGKKENLSDEERFNNKTGTGDESEAETTTRFVTHLREIAAAYVGKKVLVVSHGGCIRMFLMHLGFATRQELVGAVKNTAYVKVLTDGIDFFIEETVGINKNKI from the coding sequence ATGATAGATTCAAGTAAATATTGTACGATGTATATCGTTCGTCACGGTGAAACAGAATGGAATGTTAAGCAGATTATGATGGGACATAAAGATTCACCTTTAACTGCTAACGGTATAGTTCAAGCACATAAGCTAAAAGAAAATTTTAAAGACATTAAATTTGACGCAGTATTTTCATCAGATTCATCGCGCGCTAAAACTACAGCGGCGATTATTATTTTAGAAAAAAATTTAGCTATTAAAACTACTGAGCTTTTAAGAGAAAAAGCTTATGGTGCTTTTGAAGGTGGTCTGGTTAAGGATTATACAGCTGCCTTAAAAGAAGCTTTAGGTAAAAAAGAAAATTTATCTGACGAAGAAAGATTTAATAATAAGACCGGCACCGGTGACGAGAGTGAGGCAGAGACAACGACAAGATTTGTCACTCACTTACGTGAAATTGCCGCAGCTTATGTTGGTAAAAAGGTTCTAGTTGTAAGTCATGGTGGATGTATAAGAATGTTTTTGATGCATTTAGGATTTGCAACACGTCAGGAATTGGTTGGGGCAGTTAAGAATACGGCCTATGTAAAAGTTCTAACTGACGGAATAGACTTTTTTATCGAAGAAACTGTTGGAATAAATAAGAACAAAATTTAA
- a CDS encoding sugar transferase, whose product MKKSELFFSVILIPIDFIMVVLAGLSAYYVRFSELTTEIRPVIFSLPAIEYFQILLAIAAVWLVVFSFAGLYNLRELGSLKSELKKVVLGCSLGLVSVVIFIFFYRELFSSRFIVLAGWGFSIIYVAIGRIIITYVRRFFYKYGVGIHKVVMIGAGQTADRLVKEFASRSWLGFLVVKRFDDFSSEAAKELEEFMLSKEVDEVVQADPNLSKSDRLRLYDFADEHHLTFKYAADLLETKVLRVEVDELAGLPIVEVKKTPLDGWGRVAKRIIDIVGSLILIIITSPIMLLVVIAIKLDSRGPILFSRLDDGSWLYRIGQGGKKIRYFKFRSMMDRVDSMRYNELADKNIRADGPMVKIKDDPRVTRVGKFIRRFSFDELPELFLVLRGSMSLVGPRPHLPEEVAKYESRHKKVMTIKPGITGLAQVSGRSDLTFEDEVRLDIYYIENWSLISDIIILLKTPLAVFRPRQAE is encoded by the coding sequence ATGAAAAAATCAGAATTATTTTTTTCAGTCATATTAATTCCTATTGATTTTATAATGGTAGTCTTAGCTGGGCTATCAGCTTATTATGTTCGTTTCTCGGAATTAACTACTGAGATTAGGCCAGTAATTTTTTCTTTACCAGCTATCGAATATTTTCAAATTTTATTAGCCATTGCAGCTGTGTGGTTAGTTGTTTTTAGTTTTGCTGGTTTATATAATTTACGCGAACTAGGCAGCCTTAAGTCAGAACTAAAAAAAGTTGTATTAGGTTGTTCTCTAGGTTTAGTCTCGGTTGTGATTTTTATTTTCTTTTATCGTGAATTATTCTCTTCACGTTTTATTGTTTTGGCAGGTTGGGGATTTTCTATAATTTATGTAGCAATTGGTCGAATCATTATTACTTATGTTCGACGCTTTTTTTATAAATACGGCGTTGGTATTCATAAGGTAGTTATGATTGGCGCTGGTCAAACCGCCGATCGTTTAGTTAAGGAATTTGCCAGTCGAAGTTGGCTAGGCTTTTTAGTAGTTAAGCGTTTTGATGATTTTAGTTCTGAGGCTGCGAAAGAACTGGAAGAGTTTATGTTAAGCAAAGAAGTTGATGAAGTAGTTCAGGCTGATCCAAATCTATCAAAGAGTGATCGTTTGCGCTTGTACGACTTTGCTGATGAACATCATTTAACTTTTAAATATGCAGCTGACTTATTAGAAACAAAAGTTTTGCGCGTTGAAGTTGATGAGTTAGCCGGTTTGCCGATTGTTGAAGTTAAGAAAACTCCACTTGATGGTTGGGGTAGAGTAGCCAAAAGAATTATTGATATTGTTGGTTCACTAATTTTGATTATAATTACTAGTCCGATAATGCTTTTAGTGGTTATTGCCATTAAACTTGATTCCCGTGGACCTATTCTTTTCTCTCGTTTAGATGATGGTTCTTGGCTTTATCGTATTGGTCAGGGCGGTAAAAAAATACGCTATTTCAAGTTTCGCTCCATGATGGATCGCGTTGATAGCATGCGTTATAATGAATTGGCCGATAAAAATATTCGCGCTGATGGTCCAATGGTTAAAATTAAAGATGACCCAAGAGTTACTAGAGTCGGTAAGTTTATTCGACGTTTTAGCTTTGATGAATTACCAGAATTATTTTTGGTTTTAAGAGGCTCAATGAGTTTAGTTGGACCACGTCCACATTTACCAGAAGAGGTTGCGAAATACGAAAGTCGTCATAAAAAAGTTATGACCATTAAGCCAGGTATTACAGGACTAGCCCAGGTTTCTGGTCGATCAGATTTAACTTTTGAAGATGAAGTTAGACTAGATATTTATTATATTGAGAACTGGTCACTGATTTCAGATATTATTATCTTATTAAAAACTCCCTTGGCCGTTTTTAGGCCTCGACAAGCTGAATAA
- a CDS encoding phosphoglycerate kinase produces the protein MKIFSVQDNLKKIAGKKVLLRLDLNVPQAKGKITNEYKLRCALPTIKLLRSLGCSVIIITHLAEPKLPLSKPEQKSFSVEPLAKWLAKKLNISIKVLGMNWSAINLAVKKMSDSEVVMFENIRLFKGEIDNSEVLARQLASLAQVYINDAFAVSHRSHTSVDAIKKYLPSFAGPLLSVEVNNLEKARTGKKPFVLIMGGAKLSTKLPLLKKLAPSASVVLTGGGIANTIFKATGLEIGKSLFDKEGAAVYSRAKLANVIAPIDVAVLANNKRLEKNLKDIKPSDNILDIGPKTIKLYAKYIAKAKTVIWNGPMGLFEKKAFAKGNQQIAALVSKATKNKSFTLIGGGETVAALSTKNKFSWISTGGGASLAYLEGKSLPGLSKLIRF, from the coding sequence ATGAAAATCTTTTCAGTTCAAGATAACTTAAAAAAAATAGCAGGTAAAAAAGTCTTACTAAGGCTTGATCTTAATGTACCTCAAGCTAAAGGTAAGATTACTAACGAGTATAAATTGCGTTGTGCCTTGCCGACGATTAAGTTATTACGCAGTCTCGGCTGTTCCGTAATAATCATTACTCATTTAGCTGAGCCAAAATTACCTTTAAGCAAACCAGAACAGAAAAGTTTCTCAGTTGAGCCTTTGGCTAAATGGTTGGCTAAAAAATTAAATATTTCTATTAAGGTATTAGGTATGAATTGGTCAGCTATTAATTTGGCTGTAAAAAAAATGTCTGACAGCGAAGTAGTCATGTTTGAAAATATTAGACTGTTTAAAGGAGAAATAGATAATAGTGAAGTTCTAGCTCGTCAGCTGGCTAGCTTAGCTCAAGTCTATATTAATGATGCCTTTGCTGTGTCTCATCGCAGTCATACTTCGGTTGACGCTATAAAAAAGTATTTACCATCTTTTGCTGGTCCGCTTTTAAGTGTTGAAGTAAATAATTTAGAAAAAGCTAGAACTGGTAAGAAGCCGTTTGTTTTAATCATGGGTGGTGCTAAGCTTTCAACTAAGTTACCTTTGCTTAAAAAATTAGCGCCCAGTGCTTCGGTAGTTTTAACTGGCGGGGGAATTGCTAACACAATTTTTAAAGCTACTGGTTTAGAAATCGGAAAATCTTTGTTTGACAAAGAAGGTGCAGCAGTCTATAGTCGAGCTAAACTAGCCAATGTTATTGCACCAATTGATGTAGCAGTTTTAGCTAATAATAAACGCTTAGAAAAAAATCTTAAAGACATTAAGCCAAGTGATAACATACTAGATATTGGTCCAAAAACTATTAAGCTGTATGCTAAATATATAGCTAAAGCTAAAACAGTTATTTGGAATGGGCCAATGGGCTTATTTGAAAAAAAGGCCTTTGCAAAAGGTAATCAGCAAATTGCAGCTTTAGTTTCTAAGGCTACTAAAAATAAATCTTTCACTTTAATTGGTGGAGGGGAGACCGTCGCCGCTCTTAGCACCAAAAATAAATTTAGTTGGATTTCAACTGGCGGTGGCGCTAGCTTGGCTTATCTTGAAGGAAAATCTTTACCTGGTTTAAGCAAGCTTATTAGATTTTAA
- a CDS encoding beta-propeller domain-containing protein — MKTKIIIASVIVLAIAAGAFYFFYNKPANKINPNPGASSGIDQLKASLDGQKELKKFSSAEEIKNFFASRPVSQSSGSARDTGLGLWGDSTAKLSAPTEASGLGAGPANNFSTTNVQVAGVDESDLVKTDGNYVYSINNNVVSIIKAVPAADASLVTTIKLDGQGQEIYINKNRLVVFGYDQSVDNDASMRIYFRQNSYVFLSFYDISDQANPKLLKNLKFEGSYTASRLIDNKLYFISTTYNFYPGGDFVLPKVLADGKMISSEKSSNVYSYPEVYYVDSNSAYNASTVSLISLDELDKPLVSQVYMMPAGESIYASAGNLYLTYTKYLSDYQLRMSVARDFLFDKLSQEDQARITAIANIDSAILSDDEKAMKVNQVIDNFLARLEVGARDTLIKQLDDEFAQRYKDVYKELEKTVIHKISLDNGSLTYKGSAEVSGRVLNQFSMDEYKGYFRVATTRSQSWMMPLAASFRKMPAPEQTQELYNNVYTLDDQLALAGTIENLAPGERIYSVRFLGDRGYVVTFKQTDPLFVLDLKNPAQPIVAGQLKIPGFSSYLHPYKENMLIGVGKEATDNGVQGVDVRGIKLSLFDVTDMTNPKEVTSLGLGGRGSDTAVLFDHKAFLFIPDKDLVAIPMSLTKADSSNYAPEFQGLGVFKIEADKITELGRIAHPLSEAQKASGYTGSEMISRSLYIGDYLYTLSPTMFGVHQLVDLKNIKTINLPTLDAPIQGTPVPILYEKPLVK; from the coding sequence ATGAAAACAAAAATAATTATTGCTTCAGTTATTGTTTTGGCTATTGCGGCAGGCGCGTTTTACTTTTTTTACAATAAGCCGGCAAATAAGATAAACCCTAATCCCGGCGCTAGTTCAGGAATCGATCAATTAAAAGCTAGTTTAGATGGACAGAAAGAATTAAAGAAGTTTTCTTCAGCCGAAGAAATTAAAAACTTTTTTGCTAGTCGACCAGTCAGTCAATCTAGTGGTTCTGCTCGTGATACTGGGCTTGGCTTATGGGGAGATTCAACTGCTAAGTTATCTGCTCCGACTGAAGCTTCTGGTTTAGGCGCAGGACCAGCTAATAATTTTTCCACAACTAACGTGCAGGTCGCCGGAGTTGATGAATCTGACCTTGTAAAAACTGATGGCAACTATGTTTATTCAATAAATAATAATGTAGTTTCAATTATTAAAGCTGTACCAGCTGCTGATGCTTCGCTAGTGACGACAATCAAGCTTGATGGTCAGGGACAGGAAATATATATTAACAAAAACCGCTTAGTTGTTTTTGGTTATGATCAATCAGTTGATAATGACGCTTCGATGAGAATTTATTTTAGACAAAATTCCTATGTCTTTTTATCGTTTTATGATATCAGCGATCAAGCCAATCCAAAACTTTTGAAAAATTTAAAATTTGAAGGTTCTTATACTGCCTCTAGACTAATTGATAATAAACTTTACTTTATAAGTACGACTTACAATTTTTATCCTGGTGGTGATTTTGTTTTGCCTAAGGTTTTAGCTGACGGAAAAATGATTTCAAGCGAAAAGAGTTCTAACGTTTATAGTTATCCAGAAGTATATTATGTTGACTCTAACTCAGCTTACAATGCTAGTACGGTTTCACTAATATCTTTAGACGAACTTGATAAGCCATTAGTTTCTCAGGTTTATATGATGCCGGCTGGCGAAAGTATTTACGCTTCAGCTGGTAATCTATATTTAACTTACACAAAATATTTAAGCGACTACCAACTAAGAATGTCGGTTGCTCGTGATTTCTTATTCGATAAATTATCACAAGAGGATCAAGCAAGAATTACTGCGATTGCCAATATTGATTCAGCAATTTTGTCCGACGATGAAAAAGCTATGAAAGTAAATCAGGTGATTGATAATTTCTTAGCACGCTTAGAAGTTGGTGCAAGAGATACTTTGATTAAACAACTTGATGATGAGTTTGCTCAGCGCTATAAAGATGTTTATAAAGAATTAGAGAAAACCGTAATTCATAAAATTAGCTTAGATAACGGTAGTCTAACTTATAAAGGGTCGGCTGAAGTTTCCGGACGAGTGCTTAATCAGTTTTCGATGGATGAGTATAAGGGTTATTTCCGTGTAGCTACAACTCGTAGCCAGTCTTGGATGATGCCCTTAGCTGCTTCATTTAGGAAGATGCCTGCTCCAGAACAAACCCAAGAATTATATAATAATGTTTATACGCTTGATGATCAGCTAGCTTTAGCTGGTACAATCGAAAATTTAGCACCAGGTGAGAGAATTTATTCAGTTCGTTTTTTGGGGGATCGCGGCTATGTTGTTACTTTTAAACAAACCGATCCTTTGTTCGTTCTTGACCTTAAAAATCCAGCTCAACCAATCGTCGCTGGTCAGCTCAAGATTCCTGGATTCTCAAGTTATTTACATCCTTATAAAGAAAATATGCTGATTGGTGTTGGTAAAGAGGCAACTGACAATGGCGTTCAAGGAGTTGATGTTCGGGGAATAAAGTTAAGTTTATTTGATGTAACTGATATGACTAATCCTAAAGAAGTCACCAGCTTAGGTTTGGGTGGAAGAGGTAGTGATACAGCGGTGTTATTTGATCATAAAGCTTTTCTATTTATTCCTGATAAAGACCTAGTTGCGATTCCAATGTCTTTGACAAAGGCAGACTCCAGTAACTACGCGCCAGAGTTTCAAGGTTTAGGTGTCTTTAAGATTGAAGCTGATAAAATAACAGAATTGGGTCGCATTGCCCATCCTTTATCTGAAGCTCAGAAAGCCTCAGGTTATACAGGGTCAGAAATGATTTCTCGAAGTTTGTATATTGGTGACTATCTTTACACTCTATCACCAACAATGTTTGGCGTTCATCAACTGGTTGATTTAAAAAATATTAAAACAATTAACTTGCCGACTTTGGATGCTCCAATTCAAGGAACTCCAGTCCCAATTTTATATGAAAAACCTCTCGTCAAATAA